In one Nicotiana sylvestris chromosome 8, ASM39365v2, whole genome shotgun sequence genomic region, the following are encoded:
- the LOC138874977 gene encoding uncharacterized protein: protein MGVIGPIDPNHMHPDSHGFQANAICEYHSGAPGHNTDDCWTLKRAIERLISEKLIVVTNGDDPPNVTKNSLPAHNNVHFVGMIGRDQEYKPVGQTEMTVGAIQERTNLEVSPSRDVPLIVKGALSSEKNYNKTVMTYKGKEIIEEVGETGGLTRSGRCYSPEELRKAKQIREGQLPIKKPVTEAEAEEFLKKMKVQDYSIIDQLRKTPSQISLLSLLIHSKKHARVLIKVLNEAHISQETTVNQLEKMANRFFEVNRISFTDDGLPEERAGHNRALNLMVKCEGHYVKRVMVDGGLMYALSALQSMKINTDRIRPTNVRIRAFDGSARDTIGEINLTMMIGPVDFEIVFQVVDMLLKFEHDRQEIIVHGEDESSIYKDPLIPCIEAKEGCESIVYQAFEVVAMDHVEEGKPILHPRFSATSIMVAAFMLRQGYEPGKGLGASLQGISEPISLFSN from the exons ATGGGCGTGATTGGACCCATTGATCCCAACCATATGCATCCTGATTCACATGGATTTCAAGCAAATGCTATATGTGAATATCATTCAGGTGCCCCGGGGCATAACACTGATGACTGTTGGACTCTAAAAAGAGCCATAGAAAGACTTATTTCTGAAAAATTGATTGTAGTGACGAATGGCGATGACCCTCCTAATGTGACAAAAAACTCGTTGCCAGCACACAATAATGTTCATTTTGTTGGAATGATTGGCCGAGATCAAGAATACAAGCCGGTCGGCCAAACAGAAATGACAGTGGGAGCAATTCAAGAAAGAACAAATCTGGAAGTAAGTCCAAGCCGAGATGTGCCGTTGATTGTGAAAGGCGCCCTAAGCTCAGAAAAG AACTATAACAAAACTGTGATGAcctacaaaggcaaggaaatcatagaggaagtgggggaaactggaggtttgactcgatcggggaggtgTTACTCTCCAGAAGAGTTGAGGAAGGCCAAGCAAATCAGAGAAGGCCAATTACCAATAAAGAAACCAGTCACTGAAgcagaggcggaagagtttttgaagaagatgaaagttCAGGATTACTCAATCATTGACCAGCTAAGAAAGACTCCTTCCCAAATCTCTCTACTATCTCTGCTCATACATTCCAAAAAGCATGCCCGTGTACTAATCAAGGTCCTGAACGAGGCACATATCTCACAAGAGACCACAGTGAATCAGTTAGAGAAGATGGCCAATAGATTTTTTGAGGTGAACAGAATCTCCTTTACTGATGATGGACTTCCCGAGGAAAGAGCCGGGCACAATAGGGCTTTgaacttgatggtcaaatgtGAGGGGCATTATGTAAAGCGAGTCATGGTTGATGGAGGCTTAATGTATGCCCTCTCTGCCTTGCAAAGCATGAAGATCAATACAGACAGAATCCGACCCACCAATGTTCGCATCCGGGCTTTTGATGGCTCAGCGAGAGAtaccattggggaaatcaacctcaCCATGATGATTGGGCCAGTTGACTTTGAGATTGTTTTCCAAGTAGTGGACATG CTTCTCAAATTCGAACATGACAGGCAAGAAATTATTGTTCACGGGGAAGACGAGTCTTCCATTTATAAAGACCCGTTAATCCCCTGTATTGAGGCCAAGGAAGGGTGTGAGTCCATTGTCTATCAGGCTTTTGAAGTGGTTGCTATGGACCATGTTGAGGAAGGAAAGCCCATTCTGCATCCTCGTTTTTCCGCCACATCTATAATGGTGGCTGCATTTATGTTGAGACAAGGTTAtgagccaggaaaaggcttgggggcatcattgcaaggaattTCGGAGCCTATTTCTCTATTCAGTAACTAG